In the Xyrauchen texanus isolate HMW12.3.18 chromosome 47, RBS_HiC_50CHRs, whole genome shotgun sequence genome, TCAcctcacagaaataagtatgtggaacatcataaagaggaagagaagaaaacggtcagcagttgctaaatatacTGACTCACTAACGTGtgcactgcagcctgcatctggggtcaactgaacacacatggaaggccagaaactatacacagagcagaacagcatgtgcaatttcatatttctcacacaCTGGAAGATTCTGTCAGTTTCATGTATAACAGTGAATAGAAGAGTAAGGGTTGCAGGCcttataggaagaattgcaaagaaaaataaacttttgaaacagaaaaacaaaaagaaaaggttagagtgggcaaagaaacacagacattggacaacagatcattggaaaagagtgttatggatcttaaccccattgagcatttatgggatcagctagactgtaaggtgtgtgagaagtgcccaataagaccgtcacatctatggcaagtgctacaggaagtgtggggtgaaatgtcatctgagtatctggacaaactgaaagctagaatgccaaagatctataaagctgtcattgctgcacgtggaggattttttgatgagaactctttgatgtAGTTTATCAAACAAAACTCTTGTACTTATTATTGTCAGGAGAAATGGAGAGTTCTACTCCAAACCACATAGTGGTTTAGActttagaaaaaataagaaaacacgTAAAACCACAAAAGCAGACgaactataaaaactcagtacagtaagacaaaatacatgttaaaaatacatactctgaaaaaacgaaatatcttattcagtgttgtttctaaaacaagatcaatcaaaattataatgatcaagaatatgatttttgccctaatatcaaagatcttactagaataaaataaattatgatccaaaatgaattttcttgataaaacatATAAGATCCTGTCTGGTAACATGTGGttgtaaaatggctataaatagcattttagcttagcgtaaagctgacaatttacacggtttatttctatttcttctactctaaacgtacttctctgtatgctcgtatgaatgtaacacatcataagaaagtgtttcaccgctgttcaaatgcactttggatcgcatcatttatatgtataaatgttttccatctgaataaaatacaaattgaatgaaacaaatgaaaatataatgcaaagtaatctcttcagtaatcaaaatactttttttaatgtaactgtattctaattaccgattatttaaattgtaactgtagtagaatacagttacttatattttgtattttaaatacgtaatcctgttacatgtatttcattactccccaaccctgttagTTGTGCTGCCCTAACAAGACAAATCTTTGCttgaaaaacagctaaaaaccaGCCCAAGAGCTTGGCTAGGCTGGGTgatcagcttaaaccagctaagacaagTCAACCACGTTTTTTTTTATAAGGGATACTCCAGGAAAGACCAACCTATCTGCAGCATTCCCAGTAATTTGCAAAATCAAGATGGTTGGgattaggggcctgggtagctcagcaagtaaagatgctgactaccacatctggagtagcaagttcgaatccagggtgtgctgagtgactccaaccaggcttcctaagcaaccaattggaccagttgctagggtaggtagagtcatgttgggttaacctccttgtggtcaataTAATgtagttcttgctctcagtggtgtgtgtggtgagttgtgcatgaatgctgcagagaatatgtctccgtggtaatgcgctcaacaagttaAGTGATAACATGCACgtattgacgtctcagacgtggaggcaactgagattcgtcctccgccattcggattgaggcgagtcactacgccaccatgaggacttagagagcacattgggaattgggcattccaaattggggagaggggagaacaccccccccccccccccaaaaaaaaaagaagatgggTGGGATTACATTGTGTACATTGAGAtgcacagacagaaaaacagataaATGTGAAGATGAGAGTTAAACAAGTTAATTGGCCTGCAGATTACGAATGAGTATAATACTAACCAATGTAACTTCTATCTGAGCCCCACAGacacaacacaatattcaaaatatttattcatttatcaaAGATAGGTGAAAGGAATTGTTTTTGAAATATGAGAAAGGTCCAGAAGCTCAATGTCTGTGTTTTGGCCAAGAACAATTAATTAACAGATGAGAACATGCCATATAAGTGTCTAGACTGCTTAATGTATTATGAACAAAATTACTAATGAATACATGAATGCATTGACGTTGGACTGATATGAAACTGACACCAGGAGCTGCTTCCTGTGTGTAAAGCTGTAGGCGTGGCTGTTGGCAGCAGGTAATCATTGTACTGAGTCACATCCCAGGAAGAGACGAAGATTAAATGACACTGCTGTaagtcattaaaatatatatttttttaacaaatattagTAACAACAAATGTACCTTATATTTAAATGACATATTTCAATGTTACAGGGCGGTGTCCATTTTAATCTACAAACAAGGTATGATTTAGCGTTTGCTTGCATTATGCACCTGTCCTTTGTTATCAGACGAGTCAAACAGGAACATGTTGACTACTGACTTTAGTTTATGGTGAAAATCATAGCTaaaaacatacatatttggtCAGAATTGTATGTTTAAAATACCTTTCAAATATTTAGTAGCATACCTGAGGATTAATGTTAATACTTTCATTatctttcttttaaattaaacattgtttGATCAGAATGTTGATTTGGAATGGTGAAAATAAAGCTTCAAAGTACTTTGAAAGTCAGAAATGAAGTCAGAGGTTAAGGCATTTTCATTATTTGTATCTGTCCCTGCTATCTCAGAATAATGACTAAGGTCTCCAAAATAGCTCTGCGTCAcagtttatttttacaaaatactctgcattatttaacatgaaaacATAGTTCATTCTCTGTTTTAGGCGTAGGTTCTTCATTCGTCcaaaaaaacaattgtaattgtTCAGAAATTTCCATTTTGTTCATTTGAAAGAGCATTTGCATTAAGCCCAATGTTTTCGAGAGTCACAtgaaggaggaaaaaaaaaaaatacattaagctTTGCTTTCACTGGATTCACACAAATTAGTTACTTATGCAACAAATAAGCAACATGCATTTATCTTACACCCTCTTTCATAACCTCGAGCAGTAAAAGTAAGACTGCTATAATAAAGACAAGGACTGAATAAGATTTTAAACATCactgtgtctgtctgactttgtggaatttcatttttttttttttattgtttcaaaGATCAGAGTGCCTCTAGCATTAGGCTTCCAGGACATTATGTTTATGGCTGCAGGTGTTTTGCAAAAGTCGATTGTATGGGTAATGATGTAATCTTCAACACTATGGCTGCAATAGACAGAGACGCACCCAGTGTTCTGAAATCACATGACCTGTGTGTTTACAGAGTGAAACTAGTTCGTTGAAAGCAATagctacacacaaacaaaataaagaacCACAGCAGCAAAAGGAAATTGAATACTCTTGATAATGGGATTTAGGCAAATTGTTGGTTAAATGGGTGGATTGTGTGATGCTAGAAATGGTTGCAATAGTTCTGTAAACATGATTACATCTTTCAGAACACAATGGTGGAAGTAACACGGCAGCGCAAAAGTGCCACATCCCTCCAGGCTGGACCTGGTGAGATAGACCCCAACAATCTCTATGCCATCAATATGAGGTAATCATGACTAAAACATTTACTCAAAATCACGATGTTGTAGTGTCACAATTTCATATTTATGTCACACCTATAggaccattttaaatgcatttggcttGTAAATTTGAGGCCTGGTTCACACATCTGTTACTACCTTTTCTTGTCTGAATAACAGAGTTACCCAGCTTGCTGGACGACAGCTGGCTCAGATAGGGGATGAATTGGAAAACAAATGGCGTCAACAATTGCCTGTCCAGTGGCATCATCTGAACATGGGGATATATTCTTATATCCGAACCAGGAGGGCATTCTCTGAGTGAGTTGTGTCTCTATGAGGAATCTAAGACAGCATTCCCCCTTGGAAAAATGGAATTCAAAGCATAAGCCATCGGGGGCAAAACTTGACAGTACTGGGCGTGGTTTGTTAattcaagattaataaatatatacattgtttttaaacaggaTCCTTGGCAGCCTTTGGGGGTCTAAAATGATGTCAATGTTAAGGAAGTCCTGGCTGGTTCCAAAAATTCAGACTGGCTGTCAGGAGGCAAGAAAGTGGGCAGCCTGGGTAAGTAGAGTATTTCTATTGCTAGACCAAGTAAAAATTAGAGATGTcactcaactgaaatgtaaaaaatggctTTAACAgtcaatatattatttgtatttccaTATAATTGAAGATAAGCGCTGGCCttcagtccacagcaatccagtTTACAattgagtttgtcaatctgtTCGAGGTAGACTTAAGAGTTGTTCTCACAGCATACATTTTTGTTGATCTATGTACAAATGCATCAGATTGTCCCTTTTGGAGCGTCTAACTTTGGCTGCATCACTTCTTATTGATTTTCAGCATTTCACACTAGAAACACTGCATTTGTAGGATGGTGTCacattaaatgtagtttgaaaatttgaaaaatgcctCTCGAGACCCCTGCACTTTGTTTGGGCTCTGTCTGTATAAAACACAAGGAACATAAGGTTCTGCAGGGTGGGGCTCATtgggaaatgtaattttttttaatctaattaattgcaCTAACATAACACATTCAATTGACAGTCCTACCAAAAATGTATGAGTCTTCAGTGTAAAGATACATAAATGGTTTATTTAGTTACTGTAGTCCAGAGAATTTAAACAAGGTCATATTCAGGACACATAGCTCTTATAGAATTTATAATAGGGGCATCTGGTCTTTGAATAAAACATCAGGGTGTTTAGATATGCTACCTGTATGATTCTGAATTAATCTGTGATTTAacttggatttgttttttttttaggtgtctaATTTGAGCGTTTCGTATTGGTCAAGGAGGACCACATATATACTGGCCTCTGCTTTTTCATTGGTCGCTGTGTCTATCTTCCTTACTACTTGGAATGATTCTCAAGGCTGAATGTCACACTGATGGGGTCAACAGCTGGTCTTTGGCTTCAAGGCGGTCATATTTGACCATCCAACTGCTTATTTTACATTCACTTTTATAACTGATTTGAATGAAGTGCtggtacacatacatacagtatattcatatatTCAGGCCAATGAATTGTTAACTATTCCTCTAAAAGCATTTCTGCACTACTATAGGAAGCTGGACTTTCCAAACACATAAGTTtgagcaataaaaaaaaagaaaaaaagaaacaaagtgtGTGGGTTTTTTTTAAGCTACTTTTATATCTGAAATTAGAAAACAGAATTTCGTTACAACATAACATTGATTATTCTTCTGGCAGAACAACATCTACATGTGTATAGTTCTTAAAAGCCTTCATGTTGCATTTCTGTAGCATTGAGCCCAACTGTTTTCCAGGCCCCACCTCATAGGTGTGAGGAAAATCCTGCCCCTGGGCTCTTTCATAAATCTCATGCAGCGTCTGCTCCCATTTCACTGGAGACACAAGCTGTTTGGCCAGCTGTTTCCGAACGTGCTTGTCATGCATGTAACGCTTTCCATCCACATTTGAGTGTACAGCGATCTCAGGGCGCCGTACCTCTATCTTTCTCAGGATGTCTCTCAGGGGTTCCTCCGCCGGCTCCATCAGTGGGGTGTGAAAGGCCCCGCTAACTGGCAGCAGTCGAGTTCTCATGAAGTGCAGCTCTCTAGAGTTCTTTTGAAGGAATTCCAAAGCCTGGGAAAGAAAACATTTGCTAAATTGTTCCTGTAATTCATTACATcattacatttataaacaatAAATTACATCAACTAAATGATTGGCCACTCTTACCTCTTTGTGGCCAGCTATTACCCTGCCATCTGGAAAGAGGTAGTTTGCAATGGCGCACACAGGCTCTTGGATACCTAAAGACAAACAGTGCTCTCTAGCTTGGAGGCAGGCATATTTGTAGTTGGCCTGGGGTCGGCCAACCACAGACAGCATGCCACTCTGTACTTGGTCGGAGGCCTTCTGCATTGCCTCTGCCCTCACTTTTACAGCAAACAGAGCTGAGAACAGAGAGACATACATTAGAGAGAAAAGGACCATTACCATAACTAAATGGGGGTGAAGTATCACAAAAACTACCAAGAACATGACCAGGTTACAtctcaccccaaaatcaaaagaaaaccaTGAGAAACCATactttgcttaaagaaaatgaagccttaaatagatagttcacccaaattattattctttttttttattaaccgtCATGCATACActatgtgtttgactttctttcttatgtggaacacaaatgaagattttcagaagaatatctcagctctgtaggtccatgcaatgcaaatgaatggtgaacagatatttgaagctccaaaaagcacataaaggcagtataaaagtaatctatacaactccagtggtgaaaaaataaaaatgtattttttaaaattgtaGATTTTTCATACatcatgataatattttttgtaatgcCTTTAATATATGctgaattaaatgaaataatggTACTATATGAGAATAAAGGGAATTACAAGAGAATGTGCCTAATTGtcacataaatatatacagtatattctttaTGCAATATATCATTGTTATTTGTTCtgttgattttgaggtgaaatgtggCCTGGGTATATTTTCAAGAAATTCATTCATGTTAAATTTTCTATTTTTTAATGGTTTATAAAATAGAGGATCAGTGTTACCTTCAACAAAATCCATTGCACCAGAGAAGACCAAAGCAGCAAATTCCCCAACACTGAAACCTGCAGCAGCCACACAGCTCTCAATAGCCTGAGGGGGTCAACGGGGTTTCTATTAGTATTGACCACATGGGTGCCTTTCTATAATGagacatttatgtcactgccaatatccAATGACATCACTAATTGATACGCTTTGGACTGATCTTATGGCTCACATACAGCAGGATTTTCGTGGTTGAGTCTTTCCACAGCAGCCAGTGAGCAGACAAACACAGCTGGCTGGCAATGAACAGTCTTCATCAGATCTTCCTCGGGTCCATTTAAGCACAGAGACAGCAGATCATAACCCAGAAGCTTCTGTGCTACAGAAAACATCTCCTTGACATTCCCATACTTCAAAAGTCCTCTTCCCATGCCGACGAACTGACTGCCCTGTCCTGGGAAGAGAAGAACATGTGCTCTCCGGGTGGTCCTGTGCTGCTGAGATGTGCTGGACTGAATTTGATCCGATGAAATGGGAACATTGTCTGATAGTCTTCTACAGTGGGAGAGAGTCGCCTTACCTCGAAACAGATTCACTCTTGTTCTAATTGTCATACCGAGATTCATGTTAAAAATATTTGATCTTGAAACGAATACCATCAGATTACAATTTTACCCAAATTGTGAAATTTTTTGAACAACGATCCAGAACACTCTTATTGCGGAGGTCAAATGCAAAACATCCTCGTTTTCAATCATGACAGAAAGGAAAACGTCACTAAAGTCATGCGAACTTGACAAAAATGTATTCCTATCATATCATCATTTTAATAGAGGATATTAGAGTTAACGTTGTCAATATTAAGATTCCTTTATTACTCCGGTGGTTCTCACGTGTCATGTCTGTATTTGTCTTCTTCTCGAGTAAAGTGGAGTTTGGCGGGATAAAGGCGCACATCGCCATCCAGCGTACTGGAGGATACTGTCTGTGTTTACGCCTTACTtgatcattttatattttattaaataatgtgtatatgatatatatatatatatatatatatatatatatatatatatatatatatatatatatatatatatatatatatattagttttagattatttaataaattgagtctacattattaataaataaataattaacatttataataaataattctaGTAAACCAGAACACCCCCCTTAACAAGCAATCTTGTTCTGAATAATAACAAATCTGTCCCATATCTTTTTCAAATTGGGATCCAGGGGGCCACAAGGGAGTACTAGGGGTACACAAAAAAATTCTGAgaaaaataaagtataaaaacattgatgttatttgacactttcgcAGTTAAGTCTGAAATCATTACATTTTGTTCTATTGACAGCA is a window encoding:
- the bik gene encoding bcl-2-interacting killer gives rise to the protein MVEVTRQRKSATSLQAGPGEIDPNNLYAINMRVTQLAGRQLAQIGDELENKWRQQLPVQWHHLNMGIYSYIRTRRAFSEILGSLWGSKMMSMLRKSWLVPKIQTGCQEARKWAAWVSNLSVSYWSRRTTYILASAFSLVAVSIFLTTWNDSQG
- the mcat gene encoding malonyl-CoA-acyl carrier protein transacylase, mitochondrial, with product MVFVSRSNIFNMNLGMTIRTRVNLFRGKATLSHCRRLSDNVPISSDQIQSSTSQQHRTTRRAHVLLFPGQGSQFVGMGRGLLKYGNVKEMFSVAQKLLGYDLLSLCLNGPEEDLMKTVHCQPAVFVCSLAAVERLNHENPAAIESCVAAAGFSVGEFAALVFSGAMDFVEALFAVKVRAEAMQKASDQVQSGMLSVVGRPQANYKYACLQAREHCLSLGIQEPVCAIANYLFPDGRVIAGHKEALEFLQKNSRELHFMRTRLLPVSGAFHTPLMEPAEEPLRDILRKIEVRRPEIAVHSNVDGKRYMHDKHVRKQLAKQLVSPVKWEQTLHEIYERAQGQDFPHTYEVGPGKQLGSMLQKCNMKAFKNYTHVDVVLPEE